From the Salmo trutta chromosome 2, fSalTru1.1, whole genome shotgun sequence genome, one window contains:
- the LOC115149626 gene encoding fat storage-inducing transmembrane protein 1 — MDPKIKNKSNRTIENDKGETTRMAKDQSRPVKLAMMVLNSVLVVVTDLWAGLLGSAVFRRHFHLLLSGVVLFGPALSLWVSKYSIFANRNHYLYRMFLRSGWGWTCVFTGSFVFVLSFSIRRSLSLSIRHLSRIATVGALRWGSRSLLTLLENMAGSCYEPMPATLVGGLNLGQGASVPGQSLLLLHEGERKASCLKAGMLWQGWEVSEDTLLLCLCCLLLAEETAVLGPYLALGGPSGPPLRLLFLLCVSLLGLWLFLLLCLLAYFPQFPSQLLGGALGCLGWRGLYQGWYRLQPSWCCPGWPGEGLLITTQREPYSERGVHDVWPKY; from the exons ATGGATCCAAAGattaaaaacaaatcaaacagaactatagaaaatgacaaggGAGAAACTACACGAATGGCTAAGGACCAAAGCCGACCGGTGAAGCTTGCCATGATGGTCCTAAACTCTGTTCTGGTGGTTGTTACAGACCTTTGGGCTGGACTACTTGGCAGTGCCGTATTCAGACGCCATTTTCACCTCCTGTTGTCAGGCGTGGTTCTGTTTGGACCAGCCCTGAGTCTGTGGGTGTCCAAGTACAGCATCTTTGCAAACAGGAACCACTACCTCTACAG GATGTTCCTGCGATCAGGCTGGGGCTGGACCTGTGTTTTCACTGGCTCCTTCGTCTttgtcctctccttctccatccgtcgatccctctctctctccattcgcCATCTCTCACGGATAGCCACCGTGGGAGCACTGCGGTGGGGCTCTCGCAGTCTCCTGACTCTGCTGGAGAACATGGCAGGCAGCTGCTACGAGCCCATGCCTGCTACCCTGGTTGGGGGCCTGAACCTTGGCCAGGGAGCCAGTGTCCCAGGGCAGTCCTTACTCCTGCTCCATGAGGGCGAGCGCAAGGCCTCCTGCCTGAAAGCGGGCATGCTGTGGCAGGGCTGGGAGGTCTCGGAGgacactctcctcctctgcctctgCTGCCTGCTCCTGGCCGAGGAGACTGCAGTATTGGGGCCCTACCTAGCCCTGGGAGGGCCCTCGGGGCCCCCGCTGCGCCTGCTCTTCCTGCTCTGCGTCTCCTTACTGGGTCTGTGGCTGTTTCTGTTGCTCTGTCTGCTGGCTTACTTCCCGCAGTTCCCCTCCCAGCTTCTGGGGGGAGCTCTAGGGTGTTTGGGCTGGAGGGGACTGTATCAGGGTTGGTATCGCCTGCAGCCCAGCTGGTGCTGTCCTGGGTGGCCTGGAGAGGGACTTCTCATCACAACTCAGAGAGAGCCGTACAGTGAAAGGGGTGTTCATGACGTGTGGCCAAAGTATTGA
- the LOC115149635 gene encoding proteasome activator complex subunit 1 produces MTSIDIRPESKKQVDDFCTQLTKEAETLVTSFFPQKIAEMDMLLKTSLSTEGLAALKAPLDIPIPDPAKEEAKQKKKEEKEAKEGKKDKDSEKEDEDAGPPCGPIPCNERVESLLKEIKPQIQLLKEKLNTVSMWVQLQIPKIEDGNNFGVAVQEKVFELLTNTRTKIEEFQTQISKYYSERGDAVAKASKQPHVGDYRQLVHELDQYQYCELRIVVLEIRNTYALLFDIINKNYDKIKKPRGDCKALIY; encoded by the exons ATGACTTCCATAGACATTCGCCCGGAGTCGAAGAAACAG GTTGATGATTTCTGCACTCAGCTCACTAAAGAG GCAGAGACCCTGGTCACATCATTCTTCCCTCAGAAGATTGCAGAGATGGACATGCTGTTGAAG ACATCCTTAAGCACTGAAGGCCTGGCAGCTCTGAAGGCCCCTCTGGACATCCCAATACCAGACCCGGCTAAAGAAGAGGCTAAGCaaaagaagaaagaggag AAAGAGGCAAAGGAAGGGAAGAAAGACAAGGACAGCGAGAAAGAAGATGAAGATGCAG GGCCTCCCTGTGGTCCGATCCCCTGCAACGAGAGAGTGGAAAGTCTTCTGAAGGAGATCAAGCCTCAGATCCAGCTATTGAAGGAGAAACTCAACACA GTGTCAATGTGGGTGCAACTTCAGATTCCCAAAATTGAAGATGGGAACAACTTTGGGGTGGCTGTACAG GAAAAAGTGTTTGAATTGTTGACCAACACTCGCACAAAGATCGAGGAATTCCAGACACAAATCTCAAA GTACTACAGTGAGAGAGGGGATGCTGTTGCCAAGGCCTCAAAACAACCTCATGTG GGAGACTACAGGCAGTTGGTGCATGAGCTGGACCAGTACCAGTACTGTGAGCTGCGCATTGTGGTTCTGGAGATCCGCAACACCTAT GCCTTGCTGTTTGACATCATCAACAAGAACTATGACAAGATCAAGAAGCCCAGAGGAGACTGCAAGGCCCTCATCTACTGA
- the LOC115149607 gene encoding phosphoenolpyruvate carboxykinase [GTP], mitochondrial isoform X2, whose product MVKRLPKYENCWLARTDPKDVARVESKTVIVTKNQRDTIPIPDGGAKSQLGSWMSEGDFQKARQDRFPGCMAGRTMYVIPFSMGPVGSPLSKFGVQVTDSPYVVASMGIMTRMGTPVMDKLAQGAEFVRCQHSLGRPLPLKAPLVNSWPCNPEKVLISHLPDTRQILSFGSGYGGNSLLGKKCFALRIASRIAKDEGWLAEHMLILGITNPQGVKRYVAAAFPSACGKTNLAMMKPALPGWTVECVGDDIAWMKFDSQGKLRAINPENGFFGVAPGTSLKTNPHAMATIAKNTVFTNVGETSDGGVWWEGLDPPAAGVSLTDWHGKSWKAGDSGPCAHPNSRFCTPAAQCPIIDPQWESDEGVPIDAIIFGGRRPEGVPLVYESFNWRHGVFVGASMRSEATAAAEYKGKVIMHDPFAMRPFFGYNFGDYLAHWLSMETRKGATHLPKIFHVNWFRKDPASGSFLWPGFGDNARVLEWIFKRCSREREDEAAKKSMVGWVPLEGAINLQGLGSKVDMGALFDLPKAFWEKETQELRAYFTQQVGADLPHQVEGELKALEHRIRN is encoded by the exons ATGGTGAAGAGGCTACCCAAGTATGAGAACTG CTGGCTGGCACGTACAGACCCCAAGGACGTGGCTCGGGTGGAGAGTAAGACTGTGATCGTCACCAAAAACCAGAGGGACACCATCCCTATCCCTGATGGGGGGGCTAAGAGCCAGCTGGGCAGCTGGATGAGCGAGGGTGACTTCCAGAAGGCCAGACAGGACCGCTTCCCAGGCTGCATGGCAG GTCGAACCATGTATGTGATCCCCTTCAGCATGGGCCCGGTGGGCTCTCCGCTGTCTAAGTTTGGCGTGCAGGTGACAGACTCGCCCTACGTGGTGGCCAGTATGGGCATTATGACGCGCATGGGTACCCCCGTCATGGACAAACTGGCACAGGGGGCAGAGTTTGTGCGCTGCCAGCACTCCCTCGGTCGACCCCTCCCACTGAAAG CTCCCCTGGTCAACTCGTGGCCGTGTAACCCAGAGAAGGTGCTCATCTCCCACCTGCCAGACACCAGGCAGATCCTGTCGTTCGGCAGTGGCTACGGAGGCAACTCACTGCTGGGGAAGAAGTGCTTCGCCCTGAGGATCGCCTCGCGCATCGCCAAGGATGAGGGCTGGCTGGCCGAACACATGCTG ATCCTGGGCATCACCAATCCTCAGGGAGTGAAGCGCTACGTGGCGGCAGCATTTCCCAGTGCCTGTGGGAAAACGAACCTGGCCATGATGAAGCCTGCGCTGCCTGGCTGGACTGTGGAGTGTGTAGGAGACGACATCGCCTGGATGAAGTTCGACAGTCAGG GTAAACTCAGGGCAATCAACCCAGAGAACGGCTTCTTCGGTGTGGCTCCCGGCACGTCCCTGAAGACCAACCCTCATGCCATGGCGACCATCGCCAAAAACACTGTGTTCACCAATGTGGGCGAGACCAGCGACGGAGGGGTGTGGTGGGAGGGACTGGACCCCCCTGCCGCTGGGGTCTCCCTGACCGACTGGCACGGCAAATCCTGGAAAGCAG GAGACTCTGGCCCGTGTGCTCATCCCAACTCCAGGTTCTGTACCCCGGCGGCCCAGTGCCCCATCATCGACCCCCAGTGGGAGAGTGACGAGGGTGTGCCCATCGATGCCATTATCTTTGGGGGTAGGAGGCCAGAGG GAGTCCCTCTGGTGTACGAGTCGTTTAACTGGCGCCACGGTGTGTTTGTAGGAGCCTCTATGAGGTCTGAGGCCACAGCAGCTGCTGAGTACAAAG gcAAGGTTATCATGCACGACCCCTTCGCCATGCGCCCCTTCTTCGGCTACAATTTCGGTGACTACCTGGCCCACTGGCTGAGCATGGAGACCCGCAAGGGCGCCACCCACCTGCCCAAGATCTTCCATGTCAACTGGTTCCGGAAGGACCCCGCGTCAGGCTCCTTCCTCTGGCCGGGTTTCGGCGACAACGCCCGCGTTCTGGAGTGGATCTTCAAGCGCTGCAGCCGCGAGAGGGAGGACGAGGCGGCCAAGAAGAGCATGGTGGGCTGGGTGCCACTGGAGGGAGCCATCAACCTGCAGGGACTGGGCAGCAAGGTGGACATGGGTGCCCTCTTCGACCTGCCCAAGGCCTTCTGGGAGAAGGAGACTCAGGAGCTGAGGGCGTACTTTACACAGCAGGTGGGAGCTGACCTCCCCCATCAGGTGGAGGGAGAGCTGAAGGCTCTGGAGCACAGGATCAGGAATTGA
- the LOC115149607 gene encoding phosphoenolpyruvate carboxykinase, cytosolic [GTP] isoform X1, whose protein sequence is MSCLLLGLIRRRSGVGTSVGVRSLASIPSLPPAVADFVKRAVDECKPANVHVVTGSSEESAQILAGLEKDGMVKRLPKYENCWLARTDPKDVARVESKTVIVTKNQRDTIPIPDGGAKSQLGSWMSEGDFQKARQDRFPGCMAGRTMYVIPFSMGPVGSPLSKFGVQVTDSPYVVASMGIMTRMGTPVMDKLAQGAEFVRCQHSLGRPLPLKAPLVNSWPCNPEKVLISHLPDTRQILSFGSGYGGNSLLGKKCFALRIASRIAKDEGWLAEHMLILGITNPQGVKRYVAAAFPSACGKTNLAMMKPALPGWTVECVGDDIAWMKFDSQGKLRAINPENGFFGVAPGTSLKTNPHAMATIAKNTVFTNVGETSDGGVWWEGLDPPAAGVSLTDWHGKSWKAGDSGPCAHPNSRFCTPAAQCPIIDPQWESDEGVPIDAIIFGGRRPEGVPLVYESFNWRHGVFVGASMRSEATAAAEYKGKVIMHDPFAMRPFFGYNFGDYLAHWLSMETRKGATHLPKIFHVNWFRKDPASGSFLWPGFGDNARVLEWIFKRCSREREDEAAKKSMVGWVPLEGAINLQGLGSKVDMGALFDLPKAFWEKETQELRAYFTQQVGADLPHQVEGELKALEHRIRN, encoded by the exons ATGTCGTGCCTTTTGCTTGGACTTATCAGAAG ACGGAGTGGAGTGGGGACATCCGTGGGGGTCCGCTCCCTAGCCTCGATCCCCTCCCTGCCTCCAGCGGTGGCTGACTTTGTGAAGAGGGCCGTGGATGAGTGCAAGCCTGCCAATGTGCATGTGGTGACGGGGAGCTCAGAGGAGTCTGCTCAAATCCTAGCTGGCCTGGAGAAAGACGGCATGGTGAAGAGGCTACCCAAGTATGAGAACTG CTGGCTGGCACGTACAGACCCCAAGGACGTGGCTCGGGTGGAGAGTAAGACTGTGATCGTCACCAAAAACCAGAGGGACACCATCCCTATCCCTGATGGGGGGGCTAAGAGCCAGCTGGGCAGCTGGATGAGCGAGGGTGACTTCCAGAAGGCCAGACAGGACCGCTTCCCAGGCTGCATGGCAG GTCGAACCATGTATGTGATCCCCTTCAGCATGGGCCCGGTGGGCTCTCCGCTGTCTAAGTTTGGCGTGCAGGTGACAGACTCGCCCTACGTGGTGGCCAGTATGGGCATTATGACGCGCATGGGTACCCCCGTCATGGACAAACTGGCACAGGGGGCAGAGTTTGTGCGCTGCCAGCACTCCCTCGGTCGACCCCTCCCACTGAAAG CTCCCCTGGTCAACTCGTGGCCGTGTAACCCAGAGAAGGTGCTCATCTCCCACCTGCCAGACACCAGGCAGATCCTGTCGTTCGGCAGTGGCTACGGAGGCAACTCACTGCTGGGGAAGAAGTGCTTCGCCCTGAGGATCGCCTCGCGCATCGCCAAGGATGAGGGCTGGCTGGCCGAACACATGCTG ATCCTGGGCATCACCAATCCTCAGGGAGTGAAGCGCTACGTGGCGGCAGCATTTCCCAGTGCCTGTGGGAAAACGAACCTGGCCATGATGAAGCCTGCGCTGCCTGGCTGGACTGTGGAGTGTGTAGGAGACGACATCGCCTGGATGAAGTTCGACAGTCAGG GTAAACTCAGGGCAATCAACCCAGAGAACGGCTTCTTCGGTGTGGCTCCCGGCACGTCCCTGAAGACCAACCCTCATGCCATGGCGACCATCGCCAAAAACACTGTGTTCACCAATGTGGGCGAGACCAGCGACGGAGGGGTGTGGTGGGAGGGACTGGACCCCCCTGCCGCTGGGGTCTCCCTGACCGACTGGCACGGCAAATCCTGGAAAGCAG GAGACTCTGGCCCGTGTGCTCATCCCAACTCCAGGTTCTGTACCCCGGCGGCCCAGTGCCCCATCATCGACCCCCAGTGGGAGAGTGACGAGGGTGTGCCCATCGATGCCATTATCTTTGGGGGTAGGAGGCCAGAGG GAGTCCCTCTGGTGTACGAGTCGTTTAACTGGCGCCACGGTGTGTTTGTAGGAGCCTCTATGAGGTCTGAGGCCACAGCAGCTGCTGAGTACAAAG gcAAGGTTATCATGCACGACCCCTTCGCCATGCGCCCCTTCTTCGGCTACAATTTCGGTGACTACCTGGCCCACTGGCTGAGCATGGAGACCCGCAAGGGCGCCACCCACCTGCCCAAGATCTTCCATGTCAACTGGTTCCGGAAGGACCCCGCGTCAGGCTCCTTCCTCTGGCCGGGTTTCGGCGACAACGCCCGCGTTCTGGAGTGGATCTTCAAGCGCTGCAGCCGCGAGAGGGAGGACGAGGCGGCCAAGAAGAGCATGGTGGGCTGGGTGCCACTGGAGGGAGCCATCAACCTGCAGGGACTGGGCAGCAAGGTGGACATGGGTGCCCTCTTCGACCTGCCCAAGGCCTTCTGGGAGAAGGAGACTCAGGAGCTGAGGGCGTACTTTACACAGCAGGTGGGAGCTGACCTCCCCCATCAGGTGGAGGGAGAGCTGAAGGCTCTGGAGCACAGGATCAGGAATTGA